In one Brassica oleracea var. oleracea cultivar TO1000 chromosome C9, BOL, whole genome shotgun sequence genomic region, the following are encoded:
- the LOC106314279 gene encoding uncharacterized protein LOC106314279 codes for MHYLMATSKENFLDPKTRLAFPWLLWQIWKAHNLFCFEQKSLDAETVLDKAMEESSVWLQLHSFIPPEAPPILVEEKMSQCWEKPPPGAIKCNVSSVWNPQTRNVGAAWIIRDSDGKALFHSRRSFAGVRSQLEVTLISLVWTTEALNDIQMRRVHLESTDSYLKNSLS; via the coding sequence ATGCATTACCTTATGGCAACGAGTAAGGAAAATTTCTTGGATCCCAAGACTCGTCTAGCGTTTCCGTGGTTGTTATGGCAGATATGGAAGGCTCACAACCTATTCTGTTTTGAACAGAAAAGCTTAGACGCTGAGACAGTTTTGGATAAAGCCATGGAGGAGTCCTCAGTTTGGCTGCAGCTACACTCCTTTATTCCACCTGAAGCTCCTCCGATCTTAGTGGAAGAAAAGATGTCACAATGTTGGGAGAAGCCTCCACCGGGTGCTATTAAGTGCAATGTGAGCTCGGTGTGGAACCCACAAACAAGAAATGTTGGTGCGGCCTGGATCATTAGAGACTCAGATGGGAAAGCTCTCTTCCACAGTCGTCGTTCCTTTGCTGGTGTTCGGTCTCAGTTGGAAGTTACTTTAATTAGTTTGGTGTGGACAACGGAAGCTCTCAATGACATTCAGATGAGGAGAGTTCACCTTGAATCTACAGATTCTTATCTAAAGAATTCCCTTTCTTAA
- the LOC106319176 gene encoding tetraspanin-10, protein MGMGTSTFVIRWVNLLTMLLAVAVIIFGVWMSTHNDGCRRSLTFPVLALGGFIFLISIIGFLGACKRSVALLWIYLVVLLIVLIAILVFTVLAFIVTNNGSGHTNPGLRYKEYKLNDYSSWFLKQLNNTDNWKRLKSCLVKSEQCRKLSKKYKTIKQLKSAELTPIEAGCCRPPSECGYPAVNGSYYDLSFHSISSNKDCKLYKNLRTVKCYNCDSCKAGVAQYMKTEWRLVAMFNVVLFLVLSMVYFVGCCARRNAASYRSKA, encoded by the exons ATGGGTATGGGCACAAGCACTTTCGTTATCAGATGGGTCAATCTTCTTACTATG CTATTGGCTGTGGCAGTAATAATATTTGGGGTGTGGATGAGTACACACAATGATGGATGCAGAAGGTCACTCACGTTTCCTGTCTTAGCTCTTGGTGGTTTCATCTTCTTGAT ATCCATAATCGGGTTTCTTGGTGCGTGCAAGAGAAGTGTAGCGCTTCTCTGGATT TATCTTGTTGTGCTCCTGATCGTCTTGATAGCGATTCTTGTCTTTACAGTCTTAGC GTTCATTGTAACAAACAACGGGTCAGGGCATACCAACCCTGGTTTAAG GTACAAGGAATATAAGCTGAATGATTACAGCTCATGGTTTCTAAAACAG CTTAACAACACCGATAACTGGAAAAGACTGAAGAGCTGTCTTGTTAAATCCGAGCAATGCAGGAAGCTTTCAAAGAAATACAAG ACAATCAAACAGTTGAAATCTGCAGAGTTAACCCCAATAGAAGCTGGATGCTGTCGACCACCATCTGA GTGTGGTTATCCTGCGGTGAATGGCTCTTACTATGACCTGAGCTTTCATTCAATAAGTTCTAACAAAGATTGTAAGCTTTACAAGAATTTGAGGACAGTCAAGTGCTACAACTGTGATTCTTGCAA AGCTGGAGTAGCTCAGTACATGAAAACCGAATGGAGACTTGTTGCGATGTTTAACGTGGTTCTGTTCCTTGTCTTG TCAATGGTGTACTTTGTTGGGTGCTGCGCGAGAAGGAATGCTGCTAGTTACCGGTCCAAAGCTTAG